In Drosophila miranda strain MSH22 chromosome XR, D.miranda_PacBio2.1, whole genome shotgun sequence, the genomic window CGTCACAGTCAGAAGGAAGGAGAGGAAGAATCGGAAGAAGCATGCCAATCGTCTTGTTGGTGTTGCTCCGAGCTGCGAACAGCTGAGTGTGATGCAGAGCAGCAAATACCTGCATATTGGTAAATTTTCTACCGCAACGGGTCCAGAGGCGGTGGTGAAATTCGTTGCTGATAAGCTCAAGGTGCTGGAGGCGGAAATTTCTTGCGTGAAATCGGTCAAGCGAGATGCTGATTTATCTGCGTTGAAGTTCGTAAATTTCAAACTTGGGGTCCCTGAACCTCTATTCCCCGTGGTCTTTGATGATAGATTCTGGCCAGTATCGGTAAGGGTTTCCCGCTTTGTGCATAGACAGAGGCCGGAAGCTGATTTGACGGCAGTTAATCTGTGTGCAGCTGTGCCATTGCGGACGTCCACGCCGACTCAGAAAGCTCCAGTTCCATCCACTTCAAAAAACCCCCAGTGAGCGGCGCCTCTGGTTTTATGATCGCCGCTTCTCCGCAACATATTCTTCTTGCACTTTTTCGCCTTTTTGCTATGAGCAACAGCCCGTTGTTTCATTTTTGGCAATCCTCttcgacacaacaacaaaacattGACTTTTCGATCTGCGCTTTGTGCGATATTCGCTCGGCTGCTGCTGGATCAGGTGACGATGCTCTTGCTGGCGCTCTCTCCCGACTACGTGCGCTTCTAACGTCATCATTACAACAACAAACGCAAATGCATTGCTTCGTATGCTATGCTTGCGCCGTCGCTGCTCTCGACCTTTGGGAAGAGTCAGCAGCCCGTCGTGCGCTCTTATGTGGAACACTCTCTTCAACACTCTCTTCAGCATCGTCACAGAGCCTCCCTTCCCTGCCCTCTTTTATGGACAAGGATGGTGTGCTACTGATTCGGACTTCAACGCTTAGGCAGGCTCTAAGCATGGGCCTCGCTCCTCTGACTCAGTTGGATATGGCTGACCCTCCTCTGGATCCATCTTCCGTGGCCGCTAACAGGACGGCACCGCCACTTTCTGAGACCGTGCCGATGTATGGTGCCAAATCTATACGAATTTTTTTCCAAAATATAGCGGGCATGCGCACCAAGGCTCAGGCTGTCATCGTGGCTACCTCTACGTGTGACTTCGACATTGTCATTTTGGTTGAAACCTGGCTCAATTCTAACTTTTTCGACAACGAATACTTCGATCCTAGCTTTTTCCAGGTGTTTCGTAAGGACAGAGATTGTGCCAAAACGAAGTGCTGCAGAGGAGGTAGGGTCATTATGGCCGTCAGACGCACCCTACGCTGTGATCGGATTTGTCTCCTGGATGGAGACTCTGTTCTGGATCAGATTGGTGTGGCGGTGGCTGGCCAGTTGGAGACGCTATTTATTAGCGCATCCTACATTCCACCGAATAGCAGCTATGAAATATACAAGGCGCACACACAGAACATTGCTAACATTTATAGTAATCTGCGAGACCGTCAGCAGCTCTGCGTTGTTGGCGACTTAATTTTGGGTTCGTTGATATGGTCCGGCGATCCGCAATCGTCGGCTATGATACCTAGTAATGTACATTTGCCGAACGAGATTCTTTTCCTAGATGACTGTTTTAGTATGGGCTTAACCCAAGTAAATAATGTTTTTAATAGGCTAAATAAGATTCTAGACTTAATTTTTGTTAGTTCGGATGTAGATTGACATGTTACATGTTGCGAACTCCCCATCGCGGAATGTGACATGCATTATATGCCGTTGGAATTCTTAGTCAATTTACATTTTTATTCGCCCTGGGCGGAACCATATTATGAATGCTTCTTTTCTAGTGTAAGCCTGAATGCTATTAGGGATAGTATGTTAAGCGTTGACTGGGCTTCTCTTCTGGGTTCTCTCGCATCCTAGCACTGACACTTTTTATAGTGTTTTCCTGCATACGGTCCGTCGTATTATTGGTAATAATACTTCTAGACGGGGGCATGGCTCCTATAGGCTACCGTGGTATACGAAGGGTCTTGTGAAATATAAGAATCTTCGTAAAAAGTATTTTAAACGATTTGGTAAGACCCGGGACCCAGTGGACTGGGAGAGGTATGTGAAGCATAAGAAGGAGTTTGCTTTTTTAAGCAAATTTTTGTATAACCAGTATATTGCCGATGTTGAAAGGGGACTTAAGATCAATCCCAAGTCGTTTTGGTATTTTATAAATTCCAAAAGGTCGACGAGCTCTCTTCCTTCAGATATGAACCTGGGTAGCTTGGCATAGTTTCGATGTCTTAAGCGCTATCCCCGCGGTGGTGAAAATTGGCACACTTGATGTATCGGAGGTGGACATTTTGGAGGCAATGAATGATTTTGATTATTCTAATAAACCCGACTGTGATGGCATTTCTGCCTTCCTGCTTCGCAACTGCAGGGCATATGAATTTAATATTGCCAAAAGCCTATGCAATGATCGGCTTTGTTAAGCGCAATTCATCCCAATTCAGGGACCCAGATACGACGCTAAGTCTGTACGCATTTGTAACAGATAACGAAGCAGGAGGCTAGGATCTGAGACGGTAGACGATCAGATGGAGGGTATGATCGAGATCCATGCACGCGTTGCTGCCGGTCTCATGGTTAGTCGGGTAGAGTGGGGGTGGGGTAGGGAGAGATCGCGTCACGAGCTCGAGCATTAGGAGCaaagacaataaaaataagtttCGCGTGCGGTTCAAGGTTCAGAcggaagaaatttacagagaAATGACAGTGTAGGGAGATGAGTCAGCGGAACTAATTCGAGCGGGAGTTGCTTGCGGTGTCATTGCAACTCGGTAtgcccacccttccttgatCGCACCGGTCCAAATAGGCTGAGTAATGGGTAACGATCCCTAAAATAAACGCTCTACTTCTGCTAGGTTACGTCATCTCGGCGCTACATGATCCTTAATAACGGCAACAATTAACGGGAATTCATTACAAACAGTTTATTCATTAAACTTTCCTACAAGCTCTCATGGCTGCTAAGAGggtagatatatatgtataaaggcTACTAAAGTAATAagattaattatatatatataagaatATCATGATTAAAGATCTTATTAGACTAGGGTCAACTAATTATAAAGAGTATATTCAGGAATAATGGCAATTACTTTACACAATACTTTACTTAGAAATATATTCGAATGGTTTTcagtttaaatgcaaaaacaaggGACGGATGGATGCATCTTTAAAGTGCACAGCAATTGCTTGTGGGGTAATCCCAATCATAAGTTCGGTTGtcgatagattcggaattgcaGAAAGTTACATTGCTTGCGAAAGAGCAGAACAAAGCAAACACGTGAACAATTGGATTGGTCAGCGTTACAGTACGGCTGGGAAGTTTACGGTCGAGGCATGGAATCTTTAAGGTTGCTTCGACTTGCGTAAAATTTTGAATTCACATATAGCAGACGTTCACAGGTTATCACTCACATTACGATCAAATCCAACAatgaaagcgcttccatgtgGTCGATGAGGGTGGCTGAAAACTTGTAAATATCAGTGTGTCAGAGTAGATAGGCGATACGCGCGAGTATTAGTTTTAGTTCCTTTCCTTCTAGCTGCACATTGCTTTATGATAAGCCAAACAAACCGAGTCACACGAATTTAACTTTTAATGTTAATCCTAGGGTCAGTACAATAGtggggttccaaagtattatTCTAATATGAAGAAATGCATGGGCATAGCCATCATGATCGAGACACCGAATGACCTCATCAGCAACGCAAACAGTATTACGGCACCGGTAATTGTCTTCTCCTTTAGCGTTACTGTTCGTATGCAGGCGGCGTAAGCGACTTAGCAATGACGAAAGTCACTGAAGAGGGAATAGTCAAtttcacacatatgtacatatgtatgtcactGCACGCGTAGATATAAGCCCATCGACCGTTTTTCACTGGTGTAGGCCGAGCaaggcttgtatgtgtgtggaccCACGCCGGTACACCCTGCGGTAAATACAGTGATGCTCACATGTATGCAGACgccacgccgaaagaagatttGGGGGCGAAGACGGCTAACACATACTGTAGTCGATCGGTACGATGGGTACTTATATGTGTGGCAAGGTGACGAGACTGTAGGCGGTACGGCTTACGGCACTACGACCGGCGTTTCGTACGGTATTACGTACGGCCAAACCTATGGTTAggtttttaagaaaaaaaCGAACTTTAATTTTCTGTTGGCCGGCAGTTGGGGTACAATTTTCACTCACCCGATGGGTTCGGCCTTCGCTTAATAAACGTAGGAATGGTCGGCTGATCTTTTGACTAGATCTTAGCCACGAGGGACACGCGGTAATTACGGTCAAGGTTAGAATTTTTCCTTTCACTGCACTACTTGAGTATTTTCCTCAGACGTCTGTCTGGGATCGCGAGTAAAATTGGAAAGAACATGCCCAAGCCACTCTCCTTCCGCTTGAGCCCTTGGTTCTCTCATTCCCCTTTTCTCACCACACCTTGACAGTAGCCGCTGTTAACTTATgtcatttttttttcttgcgcgTAACTGCCCAAAAGGTGCAAGGTGCATGTCTAAGGGAAGGCGAAACCGTGGGACGGTTATCCGATATTTTTGGTTGGACAGGCCCCACTACACATTCCTTGTGCGCTCGCGCCTTGAGTacgcttccatggtctggaATCCCACCGGGGTCGTTCAAATTTCGCGCATCGAGAGACTGCAAAGAAAGTTTCTGAAATTTGCACTCCAGCATCTGCCATTTTCCATTCCGATGCCGTCCTATGAGTGCAGATGTCGCCTCAAATCTTTATTTATGACCTTTTAGTGGGTAATATTGATTGCCTTGACCTACTTAGTAGGATTAGCTTCACTACGCCCGCCAGGAGCCTCAGGACCCATGAACCCTTTGCAGTTGATCTCCACCGGACCAATTATGGCTTTAATGAGCCCATTTGTAGGGCGCTTCGACAGCACAATGCGCTGCCAGCTGGGATGCGTTTTGACTTTTGCCAGGGGAAGGGAGCCGTCAGACGGTTGCTTGTGGATTTCTTCCTTTTACATAATTAATTTGTtaatgttattttttgttatttgttaAGATAGAAATAAGTTAGCCTAGCCAGTTAaggattttttatttttttgattCCGTTGgcgaataataaataaacattaatTACATTCACTTCGACGACACGGATGTCCAAGTGGCCGTCAGGGCATCATTTAACAATATGATCGAAAATAGAATAAAAGCATTCGCAGACCCAGATAAGGCTCTGCCGTACAAGATTAATACTATAGCAACTATACGTACAAACGGGGAACCGGTGTACGTAATGCTATACCCACATCCCATGGGCATTTCCGATTCTGGCGAATGGCACTATCCGACCCTCAAAGTCCCCCTACAATAACCCGACATGGGTCGTTGATAGAAAGAGTACAGAAAAGAACGGTATCAAGAAGTAAATGCTGGTTATTGATTTCAGGAAACTGACTCAAATTACGATTGATGGTAAATATCCCATCCCCATAATTTCGGCTATCGTGTCGAATATGGGTAAGgcccaatatttcacaacatttGAATCCAGACAAATCGAATTTATGCACTGCTCGTGATGATTCGGATACGAACAAAGCACTACTTGACCTCCTTGACTTGCAATCCTGAGCGCAAAGATTGCTTAATTTTGTCCGCTTTTTTCTTATCCTGTACCACTAGCGTGTACAAAAAGCGCGAGCAGCGGATCTTGAATTTAGTATTCGTAGGATTCTTCTTGATTTTAACAGCACGCGCATCTGAACTACGTGCATTATTAAGAAAATCTTTAACTTCTTTTATTTCTCGTGGCATGTTGAGTTATTTCTGCAGTTTCAACTACAATCTCGAAAATTCCGTATTGTTCGGTCCAAAGCAGAAAAGGAAAGGGGAAAGGAACAACGGGAAGTCTGAGTTTTGTAGACTTCCGTTTAGGCTAAAAAGCTCCTCTTGTATTTTCCAGAGGGCTATCGACGATGACCTCAGAGAGACAACGAAAGAAGATCATTTTATGGATATCGACCCAGTCGATATTATAAGTCTTCATGAGCCTTGAGGATATCCCAGGAAAAATTCAAGTTAAAAGAAAAACCGTAGAATACTTGGGAATCATTGTATCCAGAGGCGGATAACAACTTCACCCGAAAAGGTGCAAGCAATATCAAACTTCTCAACCCCAACCACACTTTTCGACCTTAGATCATTTCAAGGCGTTGCAAGTTACTATCGTTGTTTCATAAAAGAATACGCCAAGATCGCCAGGCCCCTTACGGACGCACTCAAAGGAGAAAATGGAAAAATTAGTAAGAACCACTGACGGAAAGTGAGTATAAAGCTGTCCCAAAATCAAGTACAAACGTTTTCACAATTGAAAATGCGGGACCCAtatcaggctaatagcaaattgctgagccatctcgtgaagaGGTGGCCGTTTTCGAGGAAATCGCATTTGGTGATTTGATCGCATCTTGGCTATGTCGCTATAAATGTATAGCTGGGTTGCCGCGCTTGAAGGCAGTTCAGAGCCTCCCTGATCGCTATAACTTCCGCCTTGGAGACGCTACAGTGATTTGGTAGCTTAATTGGGAGCCTTATGTTTAGCTGTTCATAGTAGATTCCTCCTGACTCTGTCGTACAGCTTCGATCCATCCGTGAATATGCTTATGGCCCCATCTAAGCCTGgaagtccctcgagccattcgtctctgtaaGGGATAATTGTatcttggaacttggtagtccATTTTAGCGGTAACGATGTTGCTCTTGTCTAGTATGGCCGAGTGGCCTATGCGCTGTGGCACCTATTGATACATAGGGCGGCGGTTCGCTGAACTTTGCCAAGTTGTTTGGTGATCGTCTTTTTTGATAGGGCCAGCCACCACACCGTTACTCCATACAGTAATATTGGTCTAACTTTTGCTAGATATATCCATTTGACAATACTTGGGTTCATTAGCCCAATGGCTTTCTTACATGTGAAGTCGTTGCCTTCTTCAGTCTATCTTTGATATTTAGGTTCCAATcaagcttcttgtcaattatAGTTGATAATTATCAACCCTAAGTTACTGGTACTGTCGCTAAAGGACAGCTTTGCGGTCATTAAGTCGCagagtgtttgggggtattttcCCGATAAGATAATTGCAACGTCGTCCGCGTAAGCCATGACTTTGCAGATCCCCCTTCCAGGTCGCATAGAATTTTtttgactgctatgttccactGAAGAGGAGATAGGACACCACCTTtcggggtgcctctgttgacatgcgttgactgggcggacggtctcatcgatgatgtcactgTCCTGATATGAGcgattgatcaatgagcatcaccaagtgacggtgcacccccaggtcagtcagggcttctgtaatggcccCGGTATAACGTTGTTGAAggctccctcaatatcgaggAAAGCTGTTAGcgagtactctttgtgatgcatAGATAGCCATGCTGTGCACTTGAGTGCACCTGAGGACTTATGGTTCTCttcagttgcagcccgacaagtctctcaaaggttttgaggaaGAACGtcgataggctgattggtctgTAGTCTTTTGCAGTTAAATGTGAGGCTTTCCCTGCTTTGTGgatgaagactatctttgccttaagccaaGCTCGCGGGATTGCACACACAGCCAGCATCATCCTGAAGATACCTTAGCCGGTCCGGGTCTGGCGATTTAAACGGTTTGAGGCTGTTTATTGGCCGgcttatgttccgttttgtgaggatgtgattCATCGAGGTTACCGATCCCTCTCGATGGTTGTACACCAGGGCAAAAGCGTGTCGAGTTGAATGtgtagggactcctcactgcaGTTGGTCCACGTACCatcattccttttaagatacgcttccgaggggttagttttcGAGAGGATCTTTTGtagccttgcggcctctgacgtttcgTCTATTTCCGAGAAAaattgtttcctttttatatagtgcCAGAttgattttgtagtctgcccagtggttCTCCTCTTTCGCGCTTTTGGCTCTGTGGAAGAGAGTCTTGCAGCTTTTATGTAggatttctatttgttttgaccaccagggggtttctttttccccttaggtttgctagaggggcatgctgccgtgctataattatggagcagaaagatatttagTTGCTTTCTAGCCAGAATACTGGAGCGGGTTTTACTTTTATTTTGAGCTACAATcatcttgtactccttcgtCCTTAGTCCAAAAACCTTGTCTCCCACAATCCAAGGTTCCTGGACTAGGACTACGTCCGCTCAACTCTCTTCAAAGCAGAAtataagagcagcggatgctgctgTACAGTAGTGGAAattgatctgaaggagcctTAAGGACATCCTTTGAGATCCCCACCAATGTAATGTGGGCGTCTAGGTCGTCTTCGacttcctcgtcgcgacatATCGCCTGAAATTCACGTCTCAGCGTGCTGTCGGTGGAGTAGTTTTCCAGGTCTATCTCCGTATCGTCGCCGGGTGCTTCGATTTCTAaggcagcgtcctgctcgACTGGCTTGTCGACCTGGAGTTCCTAGTTCTTGAGTCTGTGCTGCCTTTATCCAGGATGCCAACTAGCGTTCTCTCTCTGACGATCTGCGCGAACGATGTGTTTGGCAGTACTCTGAAGCGATTTGGTGTTTTCCCAGGAGGTCCCTGCGAGCGTTGCCACTTTGGCTGAGGGGCTCCCTTCTTCGGCGCTTCTGTGCGAAAGTTCGGCAACACCTTCGAAGCCCACTCCACCTTTTTGAGCCACATGACCGTtgggctggacatctggcttgtgctctgccgacggagtatgttACCAGCACTTCTCCTTTCGGCGTATGTAACTGTTTTGCCTTGGACGCTAGTCGATGGCAAGTCGTCCcccgccactttaccagcaggcagagcagacACAGGATTGCATAGCAACTCAACCAAAGGATCGGTCTTGGGAGTCGTTTTACCACCCACCCCGAATCCGGGATGGTTCTCCCTAGCGTCTTTCGCCGCGCAGGGTTTCTCTGCTGTGTTGCGGGCTGGGACAGGCCTTTTGGTCGCTGCCTTTATATGTTTGGGATTTGGGGActgccagactcatttttgttttttatttgtttattctATTCTTTCCCACGAACTGCAGAGAAGGGGTAAGGTCCGTCCGGgaagagatccacgttgcccgcataaggcatacttagaacagggggctgccaagtccccgAGCTCTCCGTTAatgactgggctagttttatataccgggcccccagccaggctgactctcggcacgggtcgaataacacACTTAGTCCGTCCCGGTGGGAGGTGAGTGTGGGGGTTGCGATGTGGGTAGGTAGCGTGTAGGAATAGAGGAGTGTAtgagctacttatacgaggcggcaGTGCGTTgtcagtgttgctacttcACCAACGCCCactggctgtccggggctgcttattttcggtactctccctagggatgCCCGCTTATTTGTAACTGACCTACCTATGTAGGTAGGTCTTTCgtgaatcgtgaagtttatgcgacTCAACAGATCACGGTATCGACGAAAATCCACATATTCATCTTCATCATAATATTGGACCAGCTCTTCAGAGAGCTCCATAAAGCGGTTGAAAGTGGCAACCAGT contains:
- the LOC117186458 gene encoding 60S ribosomal protein L38-like, with the protein product MPREIKEVKDFLNNARSSDARAVKIKKNPTNTKFKIRCSRFLYTLVVQDKKKADKIKQSLRSGLQVKEVK